In Thermodesulfobacteriota bacterium, a genomic segment contains:
- a CDS encoding cyclase family protein — protein MFAGKIVDLSQEIYQGMPVYPGHLKTVIWTHLSHEECQRQLGTGFSYETQGILICDHGPTHIDAVSHLSRDPKAPSVDRIPLERCITSAICLDVSDVPQKTQFGKAKIEQELKRWNLDIRPGDTILFYTAQFDRYYGTPQYMTDYPGLDREGTEYIIDRGCVNFGVDSSSPDMWYDKSYPCHTVCKEREINHIENLCNLDKVVGKRFTFIALPLKIRKGTGSPLRAVAILPE, from the coding sequence ATGTTCGCCGGAAAGATCGTTGACCTGAGCCAGGAGATCTACCAGGGGATGCCGGTGTACCCGGGTCACCTGAAGACCGTCATCTGGACCCACCTGTCCCACGAGGAGTGCCAGAGACAGTTAGGCACCGGGTTCTCCTACGAAACCCAGGGGATCCTGATCTGCGACCATGGCCCGACGCACATCGACGCCGTCAGCCACCTGTCGAGGGACCCCAAGGCTCCATCGGTCGACCGGATCCCGCTGGAGCGGTGCATCACCTCCGCGATCTGCCTCGACGTGAGCGACGTCCCTCAAAAGACGCAGTTCGGGAAGGCGAAGATCGAGCAGGAGCTGAAGCGATGGAACCTCGACATCCGTCCCGGGGACACCATCCTCTTCTACACGGCCCAGTTCGACCGGTATTACGGTACGCCCCAGTACATGACGGACTATCCCGGCCTGGACCGCGAGGGGACGGAGTACATCATCGACCGGGGCTGCGTGAACTTCGGCGTGGACTCCTCCAGCCCGGACATGTGGTACGACAAGAGCTACCCTTGCCACACCGTCTGCAAGGAAAGGGAGATCAACCACATCGAGAACCTGTGCAACCTGGACAAGGTGGTGGGGAAGCGGTTCACCTTCATCGCGCTTCCGCTGAAGATCCGGAAGGGCACCGGATCCCCGCTGCGGGCGGTCGCGATCCTGCCGGAGTGA
- a CDS encoding ferritin family protein: protein MTEWTMEEALRMALRFERETLEEFQKSAGEASNPAVKSMFLFLADEEVRHMKLIKEMMVRFHVEP, encoded by the coding sequence ATGACGGAATGGACGATGGAGGAAGCGTTGCGCATGGCGCTGCGCTTCGAGAGGGAGACGCTGGAGGAGTTCCAGAAAAGCGCCGGGGAGGCGTCCAATCCCGCGGTGAAGTCGATGTTCCTGTTCCTCGCGGACGAGGAAGTCAGGCACATGAAGCTCATAAAGGAGATGATGGTCCGGTTCCACGTCGAGCCGTGA
- a CDS encoding aminotransferase class V-fold PLP-dependent enzyme, with protein sequence MTKIFFDHISTTPLDPRVLEAMMPYLTERYGNPSSHIHDRGQEAIRAVDRARGEVAALIGA encoded by the coding sequence ATGACGAAAATATTCTTCGACCACATATCGACGACCCCGCTCGATCCGAGGGTCCTCGAGGCCATGATGCCGTACCTCACCGAGCGGTACGGCAACCCGTCCTCCCATATCCACGACCGGGGGCAGGAGGCGATCCGGGCCGTGGACCGGGCGCGGGGCGAGGTGGCCGCGCTGATCGGGGCGG